One window from the genome of Bacteroidota bacterium encodes:
- a CDS encoding helix-turn-helix domain-containing protein yields the protein MTLKKAIEYTSLSTSTIRRAVYSGKLKASKTTGKLLFKISELDEWLKNG from the coding sequence ATGACATTAAAAAAGGCTATTGAGTACACCTCATTGAGCACTAGCACAATTAGAAGAGCTGTTTATAGTGGGAAGTTAAAAGCCTCCAAAACTACCGGAAAACTCTTGTTTAAAATCTCTGAATTGGATGAGTGGTTGAAAAATGGATAA